GTTTTCTATATCCCGAAATTAACCGTTATGACAAAATCTGCTGAAAATATCGAAAAGAAAATTGAAGCCCAATTAGAAAAGTTGAAACAGTTAAAAGCTCAAAAACAGGCTATTGATGCAAGAGAAAAAACCAAGCAAAAGGAACAAGAAAGAAAGGACGATACAAGACGTAAAATTTTGCTCGGTTCTTACTTAATTAAAAAGATGCAATCTAATGAAGCCAATAAAGAAAAAATACTCGCTGAACTCAACGAATATTTAACAGAAAATAGAGATAGACAGCTTTTTGATTTGCCCGATATTGAAGCCTAATTTTTCTTAGCTGTTTGGTTGTTCTGTTCGGCTTGATACTCGGGAATGAGCGTATTTAAAACCTTTTGAATATTGTCTTTGTCCTCTATCTGCAAATTATCTCGATAGTAAATTAAGTCCTGTATTTTGCTTTCCATCTGCATTTTTTTGGTGGGTTCTGCATTTTTGGATATTCGAGATAATAGGAAGATATAACCGCATATATTTTCCCTCGCAATTTCATAATTTACGATGTCGAGGTATTCAACGGTCACATGTTTTAGATCAGTTGATAGGTTGTTTAATTTAATCATGGCTGAAATCCTGATTTTTCTAATATTGGATAAAGCTCTCTGAATTTTTCAGGCTCTAAAAGCATATCTGCTATACGGATAGCAAATTGTTGGTAGCTTTCTGTACCTTGTGAATATTTCCCCATTTCAGGCATTTCTGACATTTTATTGGCAAATAAATGGCGTTGTGCATCGGTCATTTTGACAAAAAAGTCAGGTGTGTTTGGGTCACGCTTAGAATCTAATTTTTTCGGCTGTGATTTTTGCTTAAACTTAAATGAAAAACCAATAATTGAACGACCACGTTTGTGTTGTTCATACTCTGCTTTTATATCTGTGTACTCATTAATTTGATCAATGGCAAGGTGTAAAACTTTTTCTTTAAATTGCCCCATTCTCTTGTATTCGTTGGGTTCTATGCCTAATTTTAATCTTAGCTCTTCTAGCTCTACCATAGTCACTTTGCCTGTACTACGCCATGCGATAAGCAACTCATACAAGCGTATAGCGTAAACACTAGTTAAACTGCTGACTTGCTCTAGTTCATAACTGGTGAAGTGTTTTTCTAAATTTGTAATCAACGGTACAACATCATCAGAAAACTTAATACGAACAAGAGCTTCATTTTCTACATAAGATATTCGTTGTACCCATCGACTTATTACATTCTCAATGTTGCCCTTTTGAGTCAGCTTTTGATAGCTAAATCTACGATCAAATAGGCTTTTGCAAGCATCTTTAAGAACTTTATAGGCTGTATTTCTATGAACATTGAAATGGTTGATATAGCTTTCAGCATGAATCGTCAAATCTTTATCATTGGGTGTATTTGATTGCCTAGCTTCAAGTATGGCTAACAGTATTAAACGTTGTTCTGATAGGTCTAAATTATAACTGGCATTTATTAGTGCATTATCTTTAACGACTAGTTCCTTTTTCATAAGCACACATGTTTTTTAAATATATAAGTACACTCTATTTTATTGAGTGTCACTTTGCAAGATAAAGGTGTACTTATTGCAAGATAAAGGTGT
The nucleotide sequence above comes from Acinetobacter sp. WCHAc010034. Encoded proteins:
- the repM gene encoding replication initiation protein RepM: MKKELVVKDNALINASYNLDLSEQRLILLAILEARQSNTPNDKDLTIHAESYINHFNVHRNTAYKVLKDACKSLFDRRFSYQKLTQKGNIENVISRWVQRISYVENEALVRIKFSDDVVPLITNLEKHFTSYELEQVSSLTSVYAIRLYELLIAWRSTGKVTMVELEELRLKLGIEPNEYKRMGQFKEKVLHLAIDQINEYTDIKAEYEQHKRGRSIIGFSFKFKQKSQPKKLDSKRDPNTPDFFVKMTDAQRHLFANKMSEMPEMGKYSQGTESYQQFAIRIADMLLEPEKFRELYPILEKSGFQP